In Archocentrus centrarchus isolate MPI-CPG fArcCen1 unplaced genomic scaffold, fArcCen1 scaffold_50_ctg1, whole genome shotgun sequence, one DNA window encodes the following:
- the LOC115777350 gene encoding B-cadherin-like, with product MGTARFAVFGAFIVVFQVSALVIAERPACVPGFESDLLVFRVSRQHLRPGMRLGRVRFTDCTDRSVFPFSSDDSHFGLKADGVLMVKRQVVLHKGHRTFFIHSWDSEGHKVTVPVSVVHPEHHHGHHHHEDQINYNHEHHSTEVDSANSTETATDPQVPVLHFPKSAEGLRRRKRDWVIPPLSVSENHRGPYPLKVAQIRSNEDKTKKIYYSITGPGANLPPVNRFTMDRNTGNLYVTQPLDREETAKYTFEAHAVGDGEGVVEEPMEIIVNVIDQNDNKPQFITQYKGEVPEASAVGFELLTVEAIDLDEPNTDNSDIRYRILNQDPQLPSAHMFEINSISGTIRVAAAGLDREKYPQYTLTVEAADMKGEGLSGQTKVILTVTDSNDNAPVFTQLSYNALVEENKKDVEVVKMSVTDGDEPQSAAWNAVFKIISGDPEGLFTVKTGPNKQEGIISTAKELDFERSSKHTLLVTVENEVPFAVPVTTSTATVVVSVKDVNEAPVFDPKEKLVVKPENLAENQDVVQYTASDPDTARKQTVSYKMISDPAGWLNVDKDTGLIKVRRSMDRESPFVIDNRYIARIGAYDNDAVPATGTGTLIIELEDVNDNAPTIDQREIQVCNKDTVPQLLSVTDKDGPEFAAPYSVSLQGSSKANWIARMNGTRTGIILTLSTELPSGEYSVLLRVGDKHGLEQENTIKAKVCDCKGAEVTCTDRAIGGTSLPLILGILGAILLLALVMLALLFARQKKEKKEPLLQDDGIRDNIYYYDEEGGGEDDQDYDLSVLHRGLDNRPEVFRNDVAPNFMPAPQYRPRPANPEEIGNFIDDNLKAADNDPTAPPYDSLLVFDYEGGGSDAGSLSSLNSSGSGDQNYDCLNQWGPRFKKLADMYGGGEDDDML from the exons TGCGCTTCACCGACTGCACAGACCGCTCAGTATTTCCTTTCAGCAGTGATGACAGTCACTTTGGCTTAAAGGCAGACGGTGTGTTAATG GTAAAGCGACAGGTTGTTCTTCATAAAGGACACCGGACCTTCTTCATCCACTCCTGGGACTCTGAAGGTCACAAAGTAACAGTTCCAGTCAGTgtggttcaccctgagcatcaCCATGGGCACCATCACCATGAAGACCAGATAAACTACAACCATGAGCATCACAGTACTGAAGTGGACTCTGCTAACAGCACAGAG ACTGCAACTGATCCACAAGTGCCTGTTCTGCACTTCCCCAAGTCTGCTGAagggctgaggaggaggaagagagactGGGTTATTCCTCCACTCAGTGTTTCTGAGAATCACAGAGGACCCTATCCCCTAAAAGTAGCTCAG ATCCGTTCCAATGAAGATAAAACCAAGAAGATCTATTACAGCATCACTGGTCCAGGAGCTAATCTGCCTCCTGTTAATCGTTTCACCATGGACAGAAACACTGGCAATCTGTATGTCACACAGCCACTCGACAGAGAGGAAACAGCCAAGTACACA TTTGAAGCACATGCTGTGGGAGACGGAGAAGGAGTCGTTGAGGAGCCCATGGAGATTATAGTCAATGTGATTGACCAAAACGACAACAAACCTCAGTTTATCACTCAGTACAAAGGAGAGGTTCCTGAGGCCTCTGCCGTCG GGTTTGAGCTGCTCACGGTTGAGGCCATAGATTTGGATGAGCCAAATACTGACAACTCAGATATCCGCTACCGTATTCTGAACCAGGATCCACAACTGCCCAGTGCCCACATGTTTGAAATCAACTCAATCAGTGGAACCATCAgagttgctgctgctggactcGACAGAGAG AAATACCCACAATACACTCTGACAGTAGAAGCAGCAGATATGAAGGGAGAAGGCTTAAGTGGACAAACAAAAGTAATCCTCACGGTGACGGACAGCAATGACAACGCTCCGGTCTTCACTCAGCTGTCT TATAATGCACTggtggaagaaaacaaaaaggatgtTGAGGTTGTTAAGATGTCAGTAACAGATGGTGATGAACCCCAGTCTGCAGCCTGGAATGCTGTGTTCAAGATCATCAGTGGTGATCCTGAAGGACTTTTCACAGTCAAAACAGGACCTAACAAACAGGAAGGAATCATTTCTACTGCCAAG GAGCTGGACTTTGAGAGGAGCAGCAAGCACACTCTGTTGGTTACAGTGGAGAATGAGGTTCCTTTTGCTGTTCCAGTCaccacttccacggccacagtgGTGGTGAGTGTGAAGGACGTGAATGAAGCTCCAGTCTTTGATCCAAAGGAGAAGCTTGTGGTGAAACCAGAGAACCTTGCTGAGAACCAAGATGTGGTGCAGTACACCGCTTCAGACCCTGATACTGCACGCAAGCAGACAGTCTC GTACAAGATGATCAGTGACCCTGCAGGCTGGCTGAATGTGGACAAGGACACAGGCCTAATTAAAGTGAGAAGATCCATGGACAGAGAGTCCCCCTTTGTTATAGACAACAGATACATCGCAAGAATTGGTGCATATGATAATG ATGCAGTCCCAGCTACAGGAACTGGTACTCTGATCATTGAGCTGGAAGATGTCAATGACAATGCTCCCACCATTGATCAGCGTGAAATCCAG GTGTGTAACAAGGACACAGTTCCTCAGCTGCTCTCAGTAACAGATAAAGATGGACCAGAATTTGCGGCTCCATACTCAGTGTCTCTGCAGGGCTCGTCGAAGGCCAACTGGATCGCTAGGATGAATGGAACCA GAACAGGCATCATCCTGACTTTATCCACTGAGCTGCCCAGTGGAGAGTACAGTGTGTTACTGAGAGTGGGAGATAAACATGGCCTGGAGCAGGAAAACACCATCAAAGCCAAAGTGTGTGACTGTAAGGGAGCAGAAGTGACGTGCACTGATCGTGCTATAGGGGGCACCAGCCTGCCCCTTATCCTGGGAATACTTGGAGCCATCCTGCTGCTTG CGCTGGTGATGCTAGCACTGCTGTTTGCAagacagaagaaagagaagaaggagcCGCTGCTGCAGGATGATGGCATCAGAGACAACATCTATTACTATGATGAAGAGGGAGGTGGAGAAGATGATCAG GACTATGATCTGAGTGTTCTCCACCGTGGTCTGGACAACCGGCCCGAGGTGTTCAGGAATGACGTGGCGCCAAACTTCATGCCTGCTCCTCAGTACCGGCCTCGGCCTGCCAACCCAGAAGAGATCGGCAACTTCATTGATGAT AACCTGAAGGCAGCAGACAACGATCCCACGGCGCCCCCCTATGACTCCCTGCTGGTGTTTGACTACGAGGGGGGTGGCTCTGATGCAGGAAGCCTCTCGTCTCTGAACTCGTCAGGCAGTGGAGACCAGAACTATGACTGCCTCAATCAGTGGGGCCCCCGCTTCAAGAAACTGGCCGACATGTACGGAGGAGGTGAAGATGATGACATGCTGTAA